The Actinomycetota bacterium genome has a window encoding:
- a CDS encoding GNAT family N-acetyltransferase, with protein sequence MTSIEIRELQPGDRDGVGRLLLEAYDSSGPFDEPYRRFLGDPKRWVPGATTVFVAERDGRVVGVVAFTLPGDREFETMLLPVADCGFRFLAVDPTAQRSGAGRALVGACLDAAREQGCRRMVIHSMWFMTAAHRLYEQLGFVRRPDLDVRFPSGVGHAFQRDLIPDADQHFPPPDAVPDEPPWYEDVWRGI encoded by the coding sequence GTGACGTCGATCGAGATCCGCGAGCTCCAACCCGGCGACCGCGACGGCGTCGGCCGCCTGCTGCTGGAGGCCTACGATTCTTCGGGCCCCTTCGACGAGCCCTACCGCCGCTTCCTCGGCGACCCGAAGCGGTGGGTGCCGGGAGCCACCACCGTGTTCGTCGCGGAGCGCGACGGCCGGGTCGTCGGTGTTGTGGCGTTCACCCTCCCCGGCGACCGCGAGTTCGAGACGATGCTGCTTCCCGTGGCCGACTGCGGGTTCCGGTTCCTGGCCGTCGACCCGACCGCTCAGCGGTCAGGCGCCGGCCGGGCGCTGGTCGGCGCATGTCTCGACGCCGCACGTGAGCAGGGGTGCCGCCGCATGGTGATCCACTCGATGTGGTTCATGACGGCGGCGCACCGCCTGTACGAGCAGCTGGGGTTCGTGCGCCGCCCCGACCTCGACGTGCGGTTCCCGTCGGGTGTCGGCCACGCCTTCCAGCGTGACCTCATCCCCGACGCCGACCAGCACTTCCCACCGCCGGATGCGGTCCCCGACGAGCCACCGTGGTACGAGGACGTGTGGCGGGGGATCTGA